The genomic segment AACGTATCAACTGAATATATTCAGGGAAATGAGAAAGGATAGGCATTGTTTGCTTTTGGTGGACCTGCTACAAAGATGCTTCTGTTGAGAAGGTAACCCACCTGACTATCCGTCTCATAAAATCTCATTCAATTTTAAAACTTCTTCACCTCTACATTGAGAAATAAGCCATTCCGTGATAAAGAAGAATTAATGAAGGAGAGCAGACGCTATAGGAGTTAAGTGCTTCTAGTCTGTGATTCAGTTGGTCTGATTAGTTGCCTACATCAAGACGAGAGCAATTTTTAGTCTTGGGAGTATCTGTTTCTCCGTAATGACTCTAAGGATAACCTGATAGACGTAGACAGGTTTATTTTCCCTGGTGGATCACACCCCAATGTCTTGTGCAAGTTCTCTACGACAGCACAATATGAAACACTGCCAAGTCAGGGTGGTATCCTCTGATGTTACCGTTTTATAACATTGCTTTGCATAGCAAATGTGACATGGATATCTGGTTCCGGTGCAAAACACTCATGGTTAATATCAATAGTGTACTGAATTCAATAAGGTCTTTCTCTGCAAATGTCCATATCTTGGAATGGCTAAaatccttctttccctcctgctgTGCAAGAGGATTTCACTGGAGCAAGATCTTAATTAGAAGATTATATTCTTTTTGTGTAAagcatttatgaaaaaaatctctcgTCTGCATAAGCTGTCATTGTTATGGGAAGTATGCAATGCTTGttttggagggaaaaagaaCGCAACAACCTCATTAAAAGATATATAGGTGCCTCTGAAGAGATTTAGCAGTTGGATGCAAGGTGTGTGTGACTTCTACACTCTCGGTTGAATTAAGTTGGGTGTCCCAGTCACAAAGAAAAATAGCGTAGCTCGCATTTGAACTGTTTTGTACAGTGAAGAACTAGATATTGATTGCACAATGTATACCCTGGCTTCTTGGAGCAACTGCAGTGGAGTGGCacttgaaaatattctgaagtaaAACTTCAGAAGCTGCCTTTATGAGTGATGCTTAGACATCAACTTACTCAGAAAAGTAGCTATTGCTTCAACAGCCCCGTTGTagactgcagagctgtgagaTGGGGCTCTGAAGTCCCACAGCACTTGGATGTAATTCAGAACCTGGTTAAAGCCTGCCGTGGCCAAAGCCCACCACAGGGACCAGTACAGAAGTTTCCTTGAGCTGTAGCAGTCCCTCAGGTCCTTGCTCAGCTGCACCAGTACTCTGAGCACTTGATTCCGGGGCTTGGCGTTGTCAGCCTGCTGTTCAGGTGTTGGTGCCCTGTCAGCAGGTGGAGAGCCCTTGTCCTCTTGGTAGCTCGAGGGTCTGTCGGAGCCGAGTGGAGGCGCAGCTTTCTCTGGTGCTGGGAGAGGTTCTGAGACatcttttctgtggaagaaCATGCTCTTTTGGGGCATTGGGAGAGCAAAGGAGCAGACAAATGCCAGGGAGACGGAAGTCAGAGTGATGACGTGAAGGTGAAAGTAGGATACATCTGCTAAGGAAACCAGCAGCTGTCCCAGCAGCGCCGCAACGGTGGCTGCAACCAGAGTGATACTTCTGCAATAGCTCGTCACTCTCTGATAGTGATCGGTGCTGACGACACTGTAGATGTAGGCGTAATAGGCAACCTCGGTGGCTGTTGCCAAGCCGTAGAAGAATTCCACCAGCTGCATGGCCAGCACTCCATGTGCGAAGAGGAGCAGGAGATAAGTGATGATGAAGCTGATGccttggaggaggaggatgggctTGTAGCGCATGTAGTCTGTAATCAGGAAGACTGGGAAAAGGAGTGCGAGGTAGGAGTATGTCCAGACAGGGAAAATCTCATTGGTAACctggaagagcagaacaaagctatGTGTTGTTATTCTGGGGGAAAAGaagctaatttattttaaatagctttgtGGAAGGAAGTTCTTGCTCTAAAGGAATTAATGAAATTCATAACCACACTGAAGCAGTATATGACTGTTGAGCAGGTGAATGGATCTTAAACCCATTAAATGTATCTTTTGTTTACGTCATCTGCTGCAAACTGTAATCTGCCAAAGCTGGTTacagcatgctttttttttgttttatgtttgtttaaaacttttgtttagattttacgatttttttttttttctctttgctcccTATAGAGAAAAGGCAGAGTAAAAACATACCTCCTCTGTGGTCAAGTTTTTATCTGGTCCTGTTAGATAGGGGATTAGGAAGGGTTCTGATGGTTTCATCATGTAGAAGAAGCCATAGAGGCAGAGAACCAGGGTGGGAAAAATCCAGGTGTTCCTTCTGTCTTGCTTCCAGCAGTCCATGGCctctacagaaaagctgaagagaacGTTGGTTAGACGGACGCTACTGCCCCTGCAAGCACAAAGATGccttataatttctttttatttcgTGATTTCTTTTGCTAAGGAGTGCTCTTTAGAGGCTGGGACTTGGAAGACGTTTTTCTTCATAACCTTAAAGTGAACATCTTTTCCTTACATTTGtctgctgtttctctgtctttgtaGATAGCCTGTAAAGGATGACTTGGAAGATCTTTAACTGGGAGACAAATTACACTGTCATTCAGTCTGCACTGACCAAGCTAatcacaggaaaagcttttctcGACACAAGTTGCCAAAGGCAGCTGTGTACAGAGCTTTCGCTCAACACCATTACAGACCACAGCCAAGCACTTTGTTGAATGACAAGTAACTAGCTAACAATTGCTGTTTTTAACTCCTTCGCCTCCTAGATATGCATAGCTTTCCTGTTAGGGAGAGCTGGTGACTCTCAAGGCTGGCAGATGAGAGTTCCTAATAAATAACTGCAACAGAAGTCCAGTTTGGATAGACATCCTATTTTCAacctacagaaaacatttgtcATCACTAAAGGTAAACAGTTCTCACTAAAACGAAATTACGctgctatttttcctcttgcatcTTGCTGAGAATTATAGAATAAATTAAACTTTGCCACTTTGCTGGACAGAGCCCAAAGAGAAGTCAAAATGGGTGTAccagaggggagggagggggggcacGCAAAACAAACGGACAGTCAGTTATATTCCACATTCGTGTTGGTACAGGGAATGTCAGGAATATAATTGAGTACAATTTATCTTTTGGAGACCTTTGGAAGGTGCTTGTTCCTTCCAGCTGCGATTTTTATCACTCTGCTTTGACTTTTACCTCCTGAGTACTTTTTTATTTGAGGCAAAAGTTTTACTCTTAAAAACTAAGTATTTTGCAGGCAgtgtttttcctcattttttttgtaaaggtGAAGGAAGATCGCTTCCAAAAAAGCCAAACCTATTCATGTACGTGTACTTCACTCCAGTTTCAATGGGCAGAGGATCCTCTTACACGATGTAATGTATAATGTATAAGGCAGGAAGTATTGTGCATCTTCTTTTCTAACTCGACACCACGATAGCATGTTTTACTAACGGCTTGATGAACTAAGGAACAGGAGCAGATGGAAGGgaatttgaattatttcattttatacgTAACAGCTGAAACCATTGACTTAACAGGATTTACAGCAGAAACAAATGGAGCTGGATGGTGAACCGCTAGAGGGCAAGGTGACCCcagcaaagggaaaatgtgTCCtgttgggggggtggggggaagaggagaggaacaTGAGACACCTCCACAGTGGtcaaggaaaccagcaaccagCATTTCTGCACAcgccctctcccccctccccgttgTTGTAAAAGCTTCTGCTGCAAACAGGGGCCATCAAGTTGGTGAAGAGgttagaggggaagctgtatgaggagtggctaaagCCACTTgctctgttcagcctggaggagactgaggggaggaCCTCATcatggtctacagcttcctcacaaggggaggagggagagcaggaacTGATTTCTTGTCTCTGGTGACCAAAGATGGGACCCAAgggatggcaggaagatgccagggaaggcttaggctggacattaggaaaaggttcttcacccagagggtagtggagcactggagccactcccagggaagcagtcacggcaccaagcctgacaatattgcAGAAGTGTTTGGACAACACCTTCAGACACAGGGTGTGGGTGTTGGGATTGCCTTGTGCGGGGGCagcagttggacttgatgatccttgtggatgTTCTGTGATATGAATCATGGGTTTGGCAAGACCACTTTTGGCTCAGCCTGGGATGACACTCACTTAGTCACCACAACatcccctttctctcctttcacaTGATAATCATCAAAGTATTACAACACTCTAATGTCATGTGAACGCCTAATGTGGTACCTATAGGTTCCGAGATGGGCATCaagaaaagcacaaatgaaaaacatcCTACTATAATGAAGAACACTTGTACAAGTTAGCTCTGTGACTTAGGATATATTTTTTACGTGCCAGCCTAGATTCTCTTCCCCAGTCTGTTTCAGGTCTTGCCATGTTTGTTTTCCCCAGCAGGTTCGTGACCCGAAGGCAGCATGTCTTGTGCATCCTTCTAAAGTGTCCCGCACCTCGGGAGGTGAGCAGGGCAAACTGCTGTATTTCCAGGGCTTGCAGAATGCTGTGTGCTGCACTCCTGATGCTGTCCATCTGTGGCAGGGCTATGACTCTGTGTtcagtaatttctgttttcagaaaaatttcagGAGTGCCCTGGTCACGGCATCCTTCCAGTCCCAGTGCATGCACTTTTTTGGGTGTTCTGGATGTGGACCTCTATTCTGTAGGTTTACTCTTTGAAGCACCTGTGTTAGGGTGGCAGGTTAGTCAGATGAGAAGTTTCCCACCTGATTTAAGAAGCTGTCCAGAAAAAACCTGCTACAGGTGCTGAGCTGGGAAATCCAGGGGTCTGAGTGCCCCCAGGGGCAGCCTGCTCTGCCCTTGGGGAGTGGGAGGTGGGCACTGCTCCATCCGCAGCAAAGTGTGCACTCACCTCACCCCTCAGCTCTTTGGCATCGGTAgagggctctgctgcagccccagcccagctctggggGCTGCTGGCCTACAATCCCTCCTTTCTGCATTCATAACCAACCTGACAACGAGATCTGTACCTTGGTGCTTAAAGGGGAGAGATCCCACTTGTTCCCATTCAGTCACCTCTTATGGTAAATTTGTCTGTTATAAATCTAggtttttcttaactttttggGGAGATGGTGGGATGCCTTTATGTCATTCTGCAGCAAAccaattttgtttcttgtttcccCAATCAATTCTTGGAGCTGTCAGCTCTTCTCCCACACAGCCTGACTTGGCTCCCCAGATCCCCAAGGGACTGTTCTCTTCTTTCATCCCTCTTTCCCTTGTCACTGCAGGATTTCTGGAGTTCCTATATAATCATACCTTGTTTGCTGGAgctcttcttttcttacttCCTAAGGAAAGGTCCCCTTTTAGTCTCTCCAGTCTTTCTTCTGGCTGTCCAGTGTGTATTGCAGCTACTGGACTTTATTTGAGTTTTgtgcttttcctgttcttctggTATTGCGTCTTGCTGCTATGACACCTcccttgaaaatatttccagctggCTTTCTTTCAGCATCAACTTTCAGCGCTCTTAAAGGAACAGCCAGATCATCCTGGCCTGTTCTTGACCAAAGGCAGTGGTAATTTGCGACCCAAGCTATGGGTTTGGTGCCTGACTGGTACAAAGGCAATAAAGCTAATACCTGTTCTGAATAATTTTGCATCTATTTGACAGGGTTTCATGTCTTGGTGCCCACCTGTGCTTGAAACTGTTCTATGTTAAAGATGGAGACGTAGCTACGCCTAGGTAATGACAGAGACGAGGATCACAAATACCAGTGTGATGAGGTTTATGTGTTTCCTCATTAAATACATGGGGTTTCGTATTATTCTAGCAGGTTTAAAAGGTAAATCACTCTGCTTTACTTCACCTTTACTCTTGTTAAGAAATTTCTCAGATCTTTTGCTTAGGCGAGTTCTCACAGTACTTCTGAAGACAGAGATGGCCCTATACTCATCTTCAGGAGCTCTTGCAGGACTGACAACAGCAAAGGATGCTGAAATGTACCGATTTGCAACAATAGGATGTGCATAAGAATCTAGATCCATCCTCATCCCAGTCCTACAACATACAGCTCTGGAATGAAGGACATAGTGGTTACTTAGAAATGCAACCAGTACAGCAGGAAAGTGACGAGTTTGTAAATAGCAGTGAACTATTCAATAATCTCAGAGGAAAGTAGTTTCTTAGTTCATATACAGCAAAATGGTAGAGTAGCTTTAAGAATAAGGAGATATACACGCataaggaaaacatgaaattcCTTGCTGGATCAGATGAGTTGCCCAGCTAGGCCAGTATTTTGCCTTCAGCCTTGGCCACATCTTGCAGCCTTTTCTCTTCCTACTCCTCAGCACTCAAAGTTACAGGATTAACAATGACAGAGGAGCCGTCCCTGCCTGTTGCCTCTCTCATTTGTTGACTTGCTGTCCATGAATCCATGCagatgtgccagggaggtttaaattggacattaggaaaaggttcttcactcgGAGAGttgtggagcactggaacagctccccaggaaagcagtcacAGCATCAGGCCTggcaatattccagaagcatttggacaatgccttcagacacatggtgtgaatgttggaggtgtcctgtgcagggacaggagttggactccatgatccttgtgggtcccttccaattcaggacatgattctatgatctgatcCTGCATCGGACACTGCTGTATACTTGTATGAGCTTTTGTGATGTATGTGAAACTGATGTCTGAAAGGCTTGTAATAATTCCTCTTGGCACCTTCCCCACTGTCAGTCACTGTCTGACACTGATTCCAGAGAGATTTTGGTTCAACCTTATTGCATGTTTAATTGAACTTATAGCTATAGAAGGTCACAGCCCATCTGAGAGGAGACTGTGCATATCTGCATTTGATTTTGTAATATTCTCAGAGGCCTTTGCTAAAATGCAGAGAACTTCTGCTGAATTTTATAGTGTCATTTTGGGTTTGCATTGACTTAACTGAGGTAAGAATTCAACTCAAATTTCTtggtactgaaaaaaaaccccaaactatgTTTTCCTGTAATGTAATAATGAGAAAGAATGATTTAAATAACTTTCAGTTATTgatgtatgtttttttctgctctcaaaTCATCTTTTATCTTCTATTAGCTATTCTTTCCTCACTTTTTAGTCCATCCCTTTTGTAACTaaaatttcatctgttttcagtgATCCATACCTCAATGCCAGAAGAAAGACAGTAATATTATGATGGGCTTAGGCAAGTTTTTCATCGGCTTGAGTACTGTGTCATAAGATGCCTGCATCAGAGCTTAGTTGCTGGGTTTGAAGGGGATCATCATCTTATGATGGGTTTGAATGTAGTCACATTGGAAGCAGAAGTGTTGTTTGGCTTGGCGGGAGAACTGAGGGATCGATTTGTAGCTTGCATCCCAATTCAGTTCAGGTGGGAGAGAGAAGGCTGTAAGACCTGGAGAAAAGGTGAGTTTTATAGCAGCAGCGTAGCCTAAAGAGCCAACGCAATAGGGTCACTAATGCGTCAAAGAGATGGGAAAATTctgaggagagaagggaaggcagcAAGAGAACAAGACTGCAAACCACTGTCATCCTGGTaccttctcctgcctctgctgcccaTTGGGATCGATCCAGGTATTATCTCTGGTGCTCCACAGGATGGCACCAAGGCTGAGAGCCTCACCTCAGCTGTGTGAGGTATGTGTGTCTTTCTCAATCTGGTTGGGTGCTGACTTAGGCACTGATTTTTAGCTCTCAAATCACATCTGTTTCTTGAGACCTGCTTAACTCAGGAGAAGAGACTTTGTAAATCAAACCGAAGACTTATACTTTTTGAAGGCTGTGTACTACAATCCCCGAAAGAGTAATAGCAAGGAAAATGTAATGTGGCTAATGCCAGAGATTTCTCTCAATTGCTGGTCAAATAAGAGCCCCCGCACACAAAGGTTGCACTGGCAGTTTAAACTGAAGTTTACTGAAGATTAAACCACCTCTTCGTTGGATTCCTCAGACCCAGGAGTATTCACAGAGCAGCTTCACGTTTTGATTTATGAATAAGTAGATCTTTACCTTTTCTCATGTCTATTTTGGGAATGAGCTGCAGCCTGAGCCCAAACCCCACGGTGTGTGCGTGCCTGAGGGTTTCTATAACTCACCTCTCAGCCGAATCTCACACAAGGTTCCCAAAGTAGGGAGATAGTAGCATGCTGGGCTTGAAAGCTTTTCATCTGAGACACTTAAATGTTTGTGCAAAGTCT from the Cuculus canorus isolate bCucCan1 chromosome 9, bCucCan1.pri, whole genome shotgun sequence genome contains:
- the LOC104063679 gene encoding thiamine transporter 2 — encoded protein: MDCWKQDRRNTWIFPTLVLCLYGFFYMMKPSEPFLIPYLTGPDKNLTTEEVTNEIFPVWTYSYLALLFPVFLITDYMRYKPILLLQGISFIITYLLLLFAHGVLAMQLVEFFYGLATATEVAYYAYIYSVVSTDHYQRVTSYCRSITLVAATVAALLGQLLVSLADVSYFHLHVITLTSVSLAFVCSFALPMPQKSMFFHRKDVSEPLPAPEKAAPPLGSDRPSSYQEDKGSPPADRAPTPEQQADNAKPRNQVLRVLVQLSKDLRDCYSSRKLLYWSLWWALATAGFNQVLNYIQVLWDFRAPSHSSAVYNGAVEAIATFLSAVTSFIVQYMKINWDLFGELALGIFSALDAGSLLLMHFSTNIWASYAGYLIFKACYMLLITIATFQIAVNLSMERYALMFGFNNFVALVIQTIITVAVVDSKGLKLDIVTQFLIYGSYFAVIAGIFLIRSICILVSSKCKIKITRSCKEHLNHADSESKEQIVTGYMTRL